Within the Iodidimonas sp. SYSU 1G8 genome, the region TCGCGCAATCGCTCCGCAGCGCGCAGCAGCACATCCATGGACGGGCGGTCATGCCGAAGGGAGACCCCAATCGATTTGAAGGCATTGTTGGTCTTCAGCGCCTCGATGGCCTGCTGACCGACCGCCGTGACCTCGCGGCCGCCGACCTTGAGCTTGATCTCGCTGGCAAGGAGAAGTGCCGCGACGAGGTAACGGGTCGTGTCCGGAGACCAGCCGAACGGATGATCAGAGAAGTGCTCGAGCAGCTTTTTGCCCTCGATCACTCCATTCCGCTCAACGACATCGCGAATGCTGACGAGCGCCTTGTGCTTGGTTTCGATGCTCGGTTGGCCGCGGTCAAGGCGAACGAGGCTCAGCGGATCGAGCTGGGATGTGATGGCTCGAAGGTTGGGTGCCCGCAGAAACTTCTCGGGCAGCGCCGTGTCGACGCGCTCTCCCGCTTCCGGATAGCGATCGTAAATTTGGGACGCAGCATCACCGATGTGCTTTTTCGCCGCCAGCGGAAGCTGGGGATCGAGACTTTCGACGGCGGTGGAAGTGCCGCGAAAGATGTATGCGCCTTTGGCTAGTCCACGCGACAGGGACAGCTTGAGCTCATTATGCAGCTTGGCGGCGCGGTCGCTTTGGCTGGCGCAATACTCCTTCACCTCCTGATCAGGGTCGTTACGGTGAAGTTCGACAATGCGCGCACAGCGATAGATTTCGGTTGCCTTGTCCATGGCGTCGGCCGGCATGGACCCAAGGAGGTAGATCGTCGTCGACATTAGCCGCTGCCGGGATTCCTCGACCAGCTTTGTCCGGTCGGCATCGAACTCACCGGGCTCCGATAGAGCGATGAGGGTCTGAACGGTTTCCCGCTCTCCCGTCAGGGTGGTAGGGCGGCCGGAAACCAGACGCTTCAAGCCCGTAGTGACGGTCAGATTGCCGAAGATGCGCGCCGATGGGGGCGGGTCGAACACTTCGGCGAGTGCGGTATTGAAAATGCGCTGGACGTCGGTTGTGCGGAGCGGAATCTGCAGCCGTTCCTGCTCCACATCGTTCAGTCGCTCGCTGAAGAAGCGGAGGCTGCCGTCCTTTTCGCCCAGCGGGACGAACTGGTTTCTGATCATGGCATCGACGGCAGATTTTACCGCGTCCAGCACGGAAGCTGTGTCGACCTGGGGATGCATCAATGCCGCAACATTCTCAACGGTTGCGGGAATGTTGGCCAATATCTGTAGCACGACGACCGTCTTTGCGACCGCCTGAACCGTTGCGTTGTCTGGGAACTGGACGATGACCTTGTCTACCGCGGTGTGGAGCGACGGAAATGCGCGGCGAATGTCGCGCTCCAGGGAATCATAAAGCGTGACCGTGGTCGCCAGCCAGCCGGTCGGACGGTCGGCAACCGGCGGCTGATAAACGCTCGGTTCGACCAGAACGTCCTGGATGACTTTGATCGCGGAACGCAAGCCGATGCCGCCGGTCGATTTGGCGAGGGCACCAAGGAGGCGCAGCAGGATCTCGAAATGTGCCGGGAGAAACGGGTAGAGATTGATGAAGGCCTGGCGATCAAAACCGGCATCGTAGAATTTCGCATCAGCCAGCTTGGTATTGTGACGAAGCGCCTGGCCGTGGCGATCGAACAGGCCGCCGAGCTCGGCCTCACCGGCAGCCGACTTACCTAACAGGCGGCGATAGCAGATTTCCTTGATATCGCTCGATTCCAGTTCAACCGAGATCGGGAACCGGTCCTTGAGCTTGAACAGCAGGGGCGAATTGATCGCCATGCGAGGATCGTCTTCGGTCAGCGTTTGCTGGGCCGTGCCGAACATCCATACCTTGCCATGGCCGATATTCTTGATGTTCTCGGCGAGCCCTTGAAGGTCGTGGATCTTTCGCGTGTCGCCTCCGACATACTCGCCGATTTCGTCGATCACGAAGACGACGTGGTCTTTGCCTGTCTCCTCGCGGATAACGTCGATCATCTCCTGAACGCGGTCGTTCATGAGGTAGATCATATCGCTTGTGGCCGCGGAGAAAGCCTGATCGCTCTGGAACAATAAGGGATACATCTCGTAGGCGAGCGCGGGCAGCAGACTATCGACCACCAGTTCGTCATTGTGGTAATCGGTCCATATCTCACCGGTCTGATCGGCGAACAGCTTGACGAATTCTTCGTAGCGGCCATCCCGCTTGAGCTTGCGTTCCAGGGCCGCCACCTTGAGGTTTCGCGAATACCCCAGTTGCTGCAGCACCTTGTGGTAGAGGACGGTTGAAACCTCGGCGAGCGTGGCGCCGGCTATTTGCTGACTGGCAAGGTCCAGAAGGATGACCGCTGCGGACAGGCGAGAAGCAACCGCGTTCAGCAAGGCCTTGGTCTGAGGGCGGCGCAGACGGTCGTATAGGTGGCGCAGAAACGGCTGGCCATCAACGATCACCCGCTGGTCGAGCGCGAGCCCGAGATACTTCGTGAATGAGCTCTTGCCCGAGCCGTAGAAGCCCGAAACCCAGACGCCGACTTCATGGCTGCCATCGCTGTCGAGCGCTGCCTGAATGTTCTCGAGCAGTCGCTCCAGCTGCTGATCGATACTGTCCGTGACGATGTACTCGGAAATCTCGGCCTTGAGGCGCTCCTCCTGGGAGGCCTGATAGGAAATGACTTTTTCGATGGAGCGTTCGATGCCTCGTTGCGGATCGAAAAGAGAGCGAATCTGCGTCATGAACTTGAACCCGATGCTGAAATTGCGGCCGTCATCCGCCGACGTGAACCGATCGATAATTGCCGTCCTCAGGATAGAAGCCGAGGAAGCGCAGGCGCGTCTTACCCGTGCGGGTGCCAGGATAGAGGAAGACGGTCGGCACGTGAAACTTGCCCTGGAGCTGGGCCTCAATGGCGCCGATGCGCATGTAGGGGTGGAGCGCTTCCAAGTCGGTAACCAGGACAATCGCGTTGGGCTTGTTCTCAAGGCGCGTGAGCACTTCCTCCAACCGGTTTTGCAGCTGATTCTTGCTCGTTAGGGCGTTGGCCAGGCTCTTATTGGTCTTGTCCCATGCCAGCGGCGCTTTCCGATCAGCGGCTAGCCATATGTTACGCATGGGCGCGTTGCGCAGAATATCGAGCACGTGCTGGGCGACCGAGAATATTTCCACGTCCCAACCCTGATTGCGGAGCGCCGCCGTCCAAGCCGGCAACTGCCGCTTTACCTCCAGGATGTCTCGGGGCGGAAACACCAGATAGAAAATTGGCTCGAAGCTGGCATGCGCGAACTCGCGGCCGGCGTTCACGCGCCGAATAACCTCGTCGAAATCAGCCCTGAGTGAGGCCATGAGCGAACTCCTCCATCGACTTGGCCTTCCACGATATCTGAACCGCATTTCCGGCGGTCTGCACGATGATGTCACCGCGTAGCGCGAGACGTTTCAACTCGGACAGTACGTCACCCGGCTCAAGGCCGAACAGTCGCCAATCATCATGTTGAAGCAGCCCGTTATCACCGACCCCACCGAAATGAAGATCATGGGCGACGAATGCGATAACCATCTGGCCGGGACGGAACGACAGAATCGGTCGAGCTTCTCGTCTCATGGAGCCGAGGAGGCCGAAGTCTGCGCACGCGCCGAGAAGATAACTCGCTACACGGGTGATCGTGGATTCCGACCAGTGTGTTGTCGTCACGCCGTCCGAAACAGCGCGCCGAACGAATTCCAAAGCCTCCGCCTTGCTCACCTCGGTCGCGCCCGCCGCGTAACGCGCCCAAAACACATCCTGGACGAAGTCACCGAGGATTCGGTTAGCCCGGCAGGTGTAGAAAAAGAGCAAATGCTTGAAATCAGTGGCCGACAGCGCCTGCGACAGGGCCTTCAGCGAGTGGGCTGGGGCACCCGCCTCTATCAGATAGCGAGGGGCAAAGCCCTCAGTCACGATATTTCGCAGGCGCCGTGCAGCTACGTTCGGGAAGCTTCCAGAGGAAAGCGCCGTCTTGAGGAGGGTTTGGGCATCCATTTCCGGCTGCCAGAGATCAAGTAGCCGTATGGTTTCTGGCACAAGCCCCAGCCCGGCCTGTAGCCGCGTCGTGTAAGGAGGCTTAGTCACTGGCGATCAGCGAAATAGGGAAATGTCTGCACGGAGGCCGAAAACGCGGCTTGGTAATGTCCCGCGACCAGGGCGACCCAAGCTATCGATTCCAGGCTTTCCGGCGCGCCAACATTGATCGGGCCTGGGTTGACCTCAGGTGCAGCTGGAGAGAGGGATTTCAATGCCGTACGAGCAGCGTCGCCGTCAGCCAACGCCTTTACCAAATCTCCCTCGCTTTGGAGCAGGACCGCTTCATGCAACCGACGCTCAAGCCCTTCTGGAAGGCGGAACAAATGAAACACCCGGCCGACACCGATGCGCTCGTCATGCAGCCGGCGCGCTGCCTCGACTACTCCATGGTAGCGCGCCGGTCCGGTCCGCTCGCCATAGATGGGGCTGAGAAAGCCGACAGCTTGTGCCGACATGAACTTCGACGACCACCAACCGGCGTTGTCGCTCTCGCCAAGGAGGCCAACAGCTAGGCGTAGTGTGATGATGTCGGCGACGCCGTTGTCCAACATGAGCTCAGAACCCCGTATTCCGCCTGCGAACAAGGCACTCAGCCGATTTCATAGAAGGGACGCCATCCCAATAGGGCCAGCCTTATAAGGCTTATCGTGTCCTGAGGTGACGGCCGAAAACAAACAAAACATGCAAATCCTCCCCAACCCTCTAGGCAGCTAGCGCATCGAATTCCGCTTCCGGCACGACCATAGCCGATGGCACACCCCGCCTGTAACCCCTGTCGGGTAATAGCCTGAACGGCCGCATAACGTCTGTACGATAAATTGAGTCCCTCCGATCGAAGAAAGCTCAGGAGGTGGTCTTACGGAACCTACAGCACGCTGTAGTCAGCGCGCCTCCCGGCGCCGATCCGTTGCTACTAAATCCAGCAAGCCACGATTGCTTCCGCCAACTCGATCACATCGTTTGGCAGTTCGTTACCGGCCCTGGAAGACGCATTTCGGGCCCATGGACGGCGCGGCAGGTAAACACTGGGCACCGCCAGCGCAACGGAGTGCCTTTCAGGAGGAACCCCCATGGCGCGATGGCCAGCACTGAGATGCCGGCTGCATCGGACGACGAAGCCGCCTGTCAGACCGCGTTGAGCTCCGCGTCCTCTTGGACTCAACAGGCAACCCAGGCCGTTCTCCAGGCGAAGATGCGGGCGGGGCTAACCCGCACGACAGCGCCCATAGCTTGACTGGCGAGACTGGGGGCGCCGCGTCCACCAGCAGGGACTCGACCTGAGAGCCGAGGCCATCGCCGGACAGCTGCCCAAGCAGTTCCCGCTGCGCCAAGGTCTATGTTGTTTCGCGCCCTAACGCATGCAGCTCAATGCTTGCAAACCTCGAACATTCGGCGAAGGCCGGAGTCGCACGCCCTAGCGGGCGTGCCAACTTTTTTCGATTTGGCGCCGTTGGGAACCTTGATGCCGACGGCCCGCTTCCCTGGGTTACGCCTCGGCAATCAGGTACGTGCGGGCTTCGCGAACAAGCTCCCTCACGAGCGCGACCAGATCCCCGATCCGCCCCTCCTCGATGACGATCTCTCCCCGGTGGCTCCAGGGCCTGCCGTCGAAGGGCCTCTCGTAGCACTGGATGCGGACGACCGCGGAGTGACCAGCGACGCCGCGGACCGTTGCGACCCTCAGTTGCCGGAAACCGTTCAGCGCGAGGAGCTTGCCGTTCTGACCGGGTTTTCTCAAGCTCGCAAACAACGGCTGGAGCATGTTCGCCGAGCAGTAGACCACTCCCCGACCGCTCCGCCTTATCCGGACACCGAGGAACCGGTTTTCATGGTTGGCGACCACCTCGATCTCGAGGAGCGAGCCGTCGCCCATCGGCAACTCTCGCGCAAGTCCGGCCCTTCGCCGGTCCGGGCGTTTCCTGTTTCCCGCCGTCGCACGCTTGCCGAGGTCCATATCTTCTTTCCGTAAATGCCTGTTGGAGAGCTGATCCTGGGCATAGCGGGACCACCCCCAGACAATTCCGAGGGTGATCCCGCTATGCCCAAGCGATCTTGCATGCCCGTCCGAGCCGCCGCCGCTGGGCATGTCCGTCCTTTTCCTGCTCAGGCGGACACTCGCTCACTACTTCACGGCAGCTAGCAGGGCTGCCGGCGGTCCCTGGGCTTCGAGCTTTAGCGGTGCCCTGTGGGTGAATGACCGCACCCCGATGGTACCCGGTCCCTGAATGCCCCAACGGTTTGAGCCTTTCGACATTCAGGTGTTGGCAATACGCCAAAAGCCGGCGTATCGATCAACACGGCAAAATTATGCAGTCAGCATCAGGCGTTCAAGCGCGCTGTTGTTAAGCGAAGAACTTTTATAATGTCGGTACATCAATTTATCAGGAACAGAGCCGCCAGCTTCATTCGTGAGATTTTTGGAACCTTGTATTACGCAAGATCATACCCCGGATCCGCCGTGCGAATATTTAGGGCCGAATCATCACGGCTGGACGACTGCCCTCTGCCATGGGGTCATCCGCGATCAATGATTACCGCTGAGCAACCGGATCATCTGTGTCCGGATGCCTCCTTGAAGTGCGTCAATCTCTCCAGGTGTCAGATCGGACGCACTCAGATCCTTCAACGCCTGCCAGAGGAAGACCTCGATCCGGTCGGGGGGCCGCCCGCTGACCTG harbors:
- the brxC gene encoding BREX system P-loop protein BrxC, encoding MTQIRSLFDPQRGIERSIEKVISYQASQEERLKAEISEYIVTDSIDQQLERLLENIQAALDSDGSHEVGVWVSGFYGSGKSSFTKYLGLALDQRVIVDGQPFLRHLYDRLRRPQTKALLNAVASRLSAAVILLDLASQQIAGATLAEVSTVLYHKVLQQLGYSRNLKVAALERKLKRDGRYEEFVKLFADQTGEIWTDYHNDELVVDSLLPALAYEMYPLLFQSDQAFSAATSDMIYLMNDRVQEMIDVIREETGKDHVVFVIDEIGEYVGGDTRKIHDLQGLAENIKNIGHGKVWMFGTAQQTLTEDDPRMAINSPLLFKLKDRFPISVELESSDIKEICYRRLLGKSAAGEAELGGLFDRHGQALRHNTKLADAKFYDAGFDRQAFINLYPFLPAHFEILLRLLGALAKSTGGIGLRSAIKVIQDVLVEPSVYQPPVADRPTGWLATTVTLYDSLERDIRRAFPSLHTAVDKVIVQFPDNATVQAVAKTVVVLQILANIPATVENVAALMHPQVDTASVLDAVKSAVDAMIRNQFVPLGEKDGSLRFFSERLNDVEQERLQIPLRTTDVQRIFNTALAEVFDPPPSARIFGNLTVTTGLKRLVSGRPTTLTGERETVQTLIALSEPGEFDADRTKLVEESRQRLMSTTIYLLGSMPADAMDKATEIYRCARIVELHRNDPDQEVKEYCASQSDRAAKLHNELKLSLSRGLAKGAYIFRGTSTAVESLDPQLPLAAKKHIGDAASQIYDRYPEAGERVDTALPEKFLRAPNLRAITSQLDPLSLVRLDRGQPSIETKHKALVSIRDVVERNGVIEGKKLLEHFSDHPFGWSPDTTRYLVAALLLASEIKLKVGGREVTAVGQQAIEALKTNNAFKSIGVSLRHDRPSMDVLLRAAERLRDLSGDDVLPLEEEISKKAQKLLPELQHRLSPLGGRLSALRLPGTDTMESVNRQIADLLLSDASEAPQAFGGEQSALHDELLWAGKLKRAFDDGLEATLRHLRDFERDVGDLPATGIPGELRAAIADDLALVADRLGQRTFFEYADDISSRLTAMEAQVAAAVHRLGQLQEDLVVSADADLARLPEWAQLTTEEQRDSLAQLRNMVPAVDATIGGLKKLLAGQYDLTTTIDQLKKKVAAEGRQRLAPPSAQIVRGQETPEKTRRRITVPAKVSSAEDLDILIERLRALRIDAPYCDFDFVIGEG
- a CDS encoding BrxE family protein, which encodes MLDNGVADIITLRLAVGLLGESDNAGWWSSKFMSAQAVGFLSPIYGERTGPARYHGVVEAARRLHDERIGVGRVFHLFRLPEGLERRLHEAVLLQSEGDLVKALADGDAARTALKSLSPAAPEVNPGPINVGAPESLESIAWVALVAGHYQAAFSASVQTFPYFADRQ
- a CDS encoding BrxA family protein, yielding MTKPPYTTRLQAGLGLVPETIRLLDLWQPEMDAQTLLKTALSSGSFPNVAARRLRNIVTEGFAPRYLIEAGAPAHSLKALSQALSATDFKHLLFFYTCRANRILGDFVQDVFWARYAAGATEVSKAEALEFVRRAVSDGVTTTHWSESTITRVASYLLGACADFGLLGSMRREARPILSFRPGQMVIAFVAHDLHFGGVGDNGLLQHDDWRLFGLEPGDVLSELKRLALRGDIIVQTAGNAVQISWKAKSMEEFAHGLTQG
- a CDS encoding BREX protein BrxB domain-containing protein — protein: MASLRADFDEVIRRVNAGREFAHASFEPIFYLVFPPRDILEVKRQLPAWTAALRNQGWDVEIFSVAQHVLDILRNAPMRNIWLAADRKAPLAWDKTNKSLANALTSKNQLQNRLEEVLTRLENKPNAIVLVTDLEALHPYMRIGAIEAQLQGKFHVPTVFLYPGTRTGKTRLRFLGFYPEDGNYRSVHVGG